One part of the Sciurus carolinensis chromosome 4, mSciCar1.2, whole genome shotgun sequence genome encodes these proteins:
- the Actr6 gene encoding actin-related protein 6, protein MTTLVLDNGAYNAKIGYSHENVSVIPNCQFRSKTARLKTFTANQIDEIKDPSGLFYILPFQKGYLVNWDVQRQVWDYLFGKEMYQVDFLDTNIIITEPYFNFTSIQESMNEILFEEYQFQAVLRVNAGALSAHRYFRDNPSELCCIIVDSGYSFTHIVPYCRSKKKKEAIIRINVGGKLLTNHLKEIISYRQLHVMDETHVINQVKEDVCYVSQDFYRDMDIAKLKGEENTVMIDYVLPDFSTIKKGFCKPREEMVLSGKYKSGEQILRLANERFAVPEILFNPSDIGIQEMGIPEAIVYSIQNLPEEMQPHFFKNIVLTGGNSLFPGFRDRVYSEVRCLTPTDYDVSVVLPENPITYAWEGGKLISENDDFEDMVVTREDYEENGHSVCEEKFDI, encoded by the exons ATGACGACTTTAGTGCTGGATAACGGAGCCTACAACGCTAAAATCGGCTACAGCCATGAAAATGTCTC GGTTATTCCTAATTGTCAGTTCAGGTCAAAAACAGCACGTCTTAAAACTTTTACTGCTAACCAGATAGATGAAATAAAAGACCCTTCTGGACTCTTCTATATCCTTCCTTTTCAAAAG ggCTACTTGGTGAATTGGGATGTTCAAAGACAAGTTTGGGATTAcctttttggaaaagaaatgtaTCAG gTTGATTTTTTAGATACTAATATTATTATCACAGAACCATATTTTAACTTCACTTCAAttcaagaatcaatgaatgaaatTCTATTTGAAGAATATCAGTTCCAAGCAGTATTAAGAGTAAATG ctgggGCTCTCAGTGCACATAGGTATTTCCGAGATAATCCTTCTGAATTATGCTGTATCATTGTTGATAGTGGATATTCCTTTACACATATAGTTCCTTATTgtagaagtaaaaagaaaaaagaagcaattatTCG GATAAATGTGGGAGGAAAACTTTTAACCAACCATCTAAAGGAAATCATATCTTACAG GCAGCTACATGTCATGGATGAAACACATGTGATTAATCAAGTGAAGGAAGATGTATGCTATGTGTCTCAGGACTTTTACAGAGACATGGATATTGCAAA gttaaaaggagaagaaaatacagTAATGATAGACTATGTTTTGCCTGACTTCAGCACGATTAAGAAGGGCTTTTGtaag cCAAGGGAAGAGATGGTGTTGAGTGGAAAATATAAATCTGGGGAACAAATTCTTCGTCTGGCCAACGAGAGATTTGCTGTTCCAGAAATACTCTTTAATCCTTCTGATATAGGCATTCAAGAAATGGGAATTCCAGAAGCTATTGTCTATTCAATTCAAAACTTACCTGAAG aaatgcagccacatttttttaagaacattGTTTTGACCGGAGGAAATTCCCTCTTCCCAGGATTTAGGGATCGAGTTTATTCAGAAGTTCGATGTCTCACTCCCACAGACTATGATGTTTCTGTTGTGCTTCCTGAAAA ccCCATTACTTATGCCTGGGAAGGTGGAAAATTGATATCAGAAAATGATGATTTTGAAGATATGGTGGTAACAAGAGAAGATTATGAAGAAAATGGACATAGTGTCTGTGAAGagaaatttgatatttaa